The Sinomicrobium kalidii genome contains a region encoding:
- a CDS encoding cation:proton antiporter — MNNFFEHLLHEFSLPLDNPVLVFSLILFIILLSPILLKKLNIPGIIGLIISGVIIGPNGLNLLAKNSAVDLFSTIGLLYIMFIAGLELDMNEFKANRNKSILFGFLTFIIPLGTAFPVCYYVLGYDFNPSFLTASMLATHTLVTYPIVSKLGVAKNQAVAITVGGTVLADTAALVILAIILAESQGTLNQSFWIRLGVSLTIFSAIMFLVIPRIAKWFFRKMENEKHSHYIFVLSVVFFAAFLAEVAGVESIVGAFVAGLALNRLIPHSSALMNRIEFIGNSLFIPFFLISVGMLVDITVILSGPAALVVAGILTAVALFGKWLTAWLTKFIFKYSNTELRLIFGLSSARAAATLAIVLVGYKADILDENILNGTVILILITCIIASFVTEKAAKQIVIASDEELEMPDDSILYDEHILLPIANTLNMDKALEFAILIKDKKSTYPLSILTVVPNNLEAEKNVAKAKTKLESFTKDAAASETKTEVIATIDYNASSGIARTAREIMANIILLGWPRRKGFVDKLIGEKMEHVLTYTDKMLFICDLKNTLVNHNKIFIAVPPLAELEKGFELWIDKVTKLGQELSIPIIYSCNKDTEKAITKYNKLNYPNSNSKFSNFKGRDGFFGFSEQLTAEDLFVLISARKGSVSHINTLDNLPAKLEKHFYKNSKVIIYP; from the coding sequence ATGAATAATTTTTTCGAGCATTTACTCCATGAATTCAGTCTGCCTCTGGACAACCCGGTCCTGGTGTTTTCCCTGATACTTTTTATCATCCTGTTATCCCCTATCCTTCTCAAGAAGTTAAATATCCCGGGAATTATAGGATTAATAATTTCCGGGGTCATCATCGGTCCGAACGGTTTAAACCTGCTGGCCAAAAATTCGGCAGTTGATCTCTTCTCGACCATCGGACTTTTATATATCATGTTCATAGCCGGGCTAGAACTGGACATGAACGAATTTAAAGCCAACAGGAACAAAAGCATTTTATTCGGCTTTCTAACATTTATTATTCCCCTGGGTACGGCCTTTCCGGTTTGTTATTACGTTTTGGGCTATGATTTCAACCCGAGCTTTTTAACGGCCAGTATGCTTGCTACCCATACCCTTGTCACATATCCCATAGTAAGCAAGCTCGGGGTGGCTAAAAACCAGGCGGTAGCCATTACGGTAGGCGGCACCGTGCTGGCCGATACTGCTGCCCTGGTAATCCTGGCCATAATACTTGCCGAAAGCCAGGGTACATTAAACCAGTCGTTCTGGATCAGGCTCGGTGTTTCGCTGACCATTTTTTCGGCCATTATGTTCCTGGTAATCCCGAGAATAGCGAAATGGTTCTTTCGCAAGATGGAAAACGAAAAGCACTCGCACTATATTTTTGTATTATCGGTGGTTTTCTTCGCTGCTTTCCTGGCAGAAGTGGCCGGTGTAGAATCCATAGTGGGGGCATTTGTGGCCGGGCTTGCACTAAACCGGCTCATTCCGCATTCTTCCGCCCTGATGAACCGGATAGAATTTATAGGAAACTCCCTGTTTATTCCCTTTTTCCTCATCAGTGTGGGAATGCTGGTGGACATTACCGTTATTTTAAGCGGTCCGGCAGCCCTGGTCGTAGCCGGAATACTAACTGCCGTAGCTTTATTCGGCAAATGGCTTACCGCGTGGTTAACAAAATTCATTTTCAAGTATTCCAATACCGAACTGCGGCTCATATTCGGGCTGAGCAGTGCCCGGGCCGCCGCTACACTTGCCATTGTACTGGTGGGGTACAAAGCCGATATCCTGGATGAAAATATCCTTAACGGTACGGTTATACTTATATTGATAACGTGCATCATAGCATCGTTCGTTACGGAAAAAGCAGCCAAGCAAATTGTAATAGCCTCCGACGAAGAGCTTGAAATGCCGGATGATTCCATATTGTATGACGAGCACATCCTCCTGCCCATTGCCAACACATTAAATATGGACAAGGCCCTGGAGTTTGCCATTTTAATTAAAGACAAAAAATCCACTTATCCGTTATCCATACTCACGGTAGTCCCGAATAACCTGGAAGCCGAAAAAAATGTTGCCAAGGCGAAAACCAAACTGGAAAGCTTTACAAAAGACGCTGCCGCATCAGAAACAAAAACAGAAGTCATCGCTACCATAGACTATAATGCCTCCAGCGGAATTGCAAGGACTGCAAGGGAAATTATGGCTAACATCATTTTACTGGGCTGGCCCCGGCGAAAAGGTTTTGTAGACAAGCTTATAGGGGAAAAAATGGAGCACGTGCTCACCTATACCGATAAAATGCTCTTTATATGCGATTTGAAAAATACACTGGTCAACCATAACAAGATATTTATTGCGGTTCCTCCGTTGGCCGAACTCGAAAAGGGTTTTGAATTATGGATCGATAAGGTTACAAAACTCGGACAGGAACTGAGCATTCCCATTATATACAGTTGCAATAAAGATACGGAAAAGGCCATTACTAAATACAATAAACTCAACTACCCCAATTCCAACAGCAAATTCAGCAATTTTAAAGGCAGGGACGGCTTTTTCGGTTTTTCCGAACAACTAACCGCAGAGGATCTGTTTGTCCTGATTTCGGCCAGAAAAGGTTCGGTTTCCCATATAAACACACTGGACAACCTCCCAGCTAAACTCGAAAAGCACTTTTACAAAAACAGCAAGGTCATTATTTACCCGTAA
- a CDS encoding DUF202 domain-containing protein, which translates to MKKIIPFRKMRLLRFGRDFDPDEEIILRDHLSVERTRLSNERTLLSYIRTFLYLVLGGLTFIQLDSLYNLKYLGILSLVLSVIFLIIGIYRFLLLKKSLKQFYYKSTDTDE; encoded by the coding sequence ATGAAAAAGATCATCCCGTTCCGGAAAATGCGACTTTTGAGGTTCGGCCGTGATTTTGATCCGGATGAAGAAATCATACTCAGGGATCATCTTTCTGTTGAACGTACCCGTTTATCCAATGAAAGAACCTTATTGTCTTATATACGAACGTTCCTGTACCTGGTATTGGGCGGACTTACATTTATACAACTGGACAGTCTGTACAACCTCAAATATCTCGGGATTTTATCGCTGGTGCTTAGCGTTATATTCCTCATTATCGGTATATACAGGTTTTTGTTACTGAAAAAGAGCTTAAAACAATTTTACTATAAATCCACGGATACAGATGAATAA
- a CDS encoding MBL fold metallo-hydrolase gives MQLYPIETGNFKLDGGAMFGVVPKSLWNRTNPADANNMIDMAARSLLIEDGDRLILIDTGMGNKQSDKFFGYYYLWGDDNIDKSLAKYGFHRDDITDVFLTHLHFDHCGGSIQWNKDMTGYEPAFKNARFWSNKAHWKWATEPNAREKASFLKENILPLEESGQLQFMSTPSGDSDFLENSELGFDILYVDGHTDKQMIPHLKYKGRNLVFMADLLPTVGHIPLPYVMGYDTRPLLTLEEKAKFLDRAASEELFLFLEHDAHHQICTLKHTEKGVRLGDTYTFDEIFN, from the coding sequence ATGCAATTATACCCTATAGAAACAGGAAATTTTAAGCTGGACGGAGGAGCTATGTTCGGTGTAGTGCCCAAATCCCTGTGGAACAGGACCAATCCCGCAGATGCGAACAATATGATCGATATGGCGGCAAGATCCCTCCTCATTGAGGACGGCGACCGGCTTATCCTTATCGATACGGGAATGGGAAACAAGCAATCCGACAAGTTTTTCGGATATTATTACCTGTGGGGAGATGACAATATTGATAAATCCCTCGCAAAATACGGTTTTCACCGGGACGATATTACCGATGTCTTTTTGACCCACCTCCACTTCGACCACTGCGGGGGCAGCATACAGTGGAACAAAGACATGACGGGGTATGAACCGGCGTTTAAAAATGCCAGGTTCTGGAGCAATAAAGCACACTGGAAGTGGGCCACGGAGCCCAATGCCAGGGAAAAAGCCTCCTTTCTGAAAGAAAACATCCTTCCCCTGGAAGAGAGCGGACAGTTACAATTTATGTCCACACCTTCAGGAGATTCTGATTTTCTCGAGAATTCGGAACTCGGTTTTGATATCCTGTATGTAGACGGACATACCGACAAACAGATGATCCCTCACCTGAAATACAAGGGCAGGAACCTGGTATTCATGGCCGATCTTTTGCCTACGGTGGGGCACATTCCCCTGCCCTACGTCATGGGATACGATACCCGCCCGTTATTAACCCTTGAGGAAAAGGCGAAATTTCTGGACAGGGCGGCATCCGAAGAACTGTTCCTCTTTCTGGAACACGATGCACATCATCAGATATGTACACTGAAACATACCGAAAAAGGAGTTCGCCTTGGCGACACATATACTTTTGACGAAATATTTAATTAA
- a CDS encoding S8 family peptidase, which translates to MNLRKSFLVPVSAALLLAGCGTTAIVSTPIENIDTVPLKVADLNENEFKTWPHADLIADTIPGMSVNRVYEELLKGRKSEKVIVGVVDSGVDIEHEDLKEVIWVNEKEIPGNGKDDDGNGYVDDVHGWNFLGDALNENLEYVRILKKGDDGSEVYKKAKAEYEKELEEAKLNKNQYEQILQMVKNADDLVQEELGKEDYTREELEKLPSSDLKLLQAKSVLTNVLSIDPAMQTIAGVKKELKEGIGYFSDQLNYNLNMDFDGRRIVGDDPDDINDTDYGNNNVIGPDKEEAKHGTHVSGIIAAVRNNGIGMNGVANNVKIMAVRAVPNGDEYDKDIALALRYAVDNGARIINTSFGKYYSPHPEWVRDAIKYAAEHDVLIVNAAGNESKNLDETDVYPNDAVDNGPEVSDNFLTVGALNYTYGPEMIAKFSNYGKNNVDVFAPGTKIWSAIPNNKYKFEQGTSMASPEVAGVAALIRSYYPDLTAPQVKKIIMHSGLASKTNVILEGDPEKKQPFSEVSRSGRMVNAYNAIIMADKVSRKKLNL; encoded by the coding sequence ATGAACCTGAGAAAATCCTTTTTAGTACCGGTTTCGGCAGCACTGCTGCTTGCGGGTTGCGGAACCACGGCTATTGTCTCCACCCCCATAGAAAATATAGATACGGTACCCCTTAAGGTCGCTGACCTGAATGAGAACGAGTTCAAAACCTGGCCTCATGCAGATCTTATTGCCGATACCATTCCCGGAATGAGTGTAAACCGGGTTTATGAAGAATTACTGAAAGGCAGGAAAAGCGAGAAAGTGATCGTGGGAGTTGTAGACTCCGGGGTGGACATTGAGCACGAAGATCTGAAGGAGGTTATATGGGTCAATGAAAAAGAAATTCCCGGTAATGGCAAAGACGATGACGGCAACGGCTATGTTGATGATGTGCACGGCTGGAATTTCCTCGGCGATGCCCTCAATGAAAACCTGGAATATGTAAGGATACTTAAAAAGGGGGACGACGGTTCCGAAGTGTATAAAAAAGCGAAGGCCGAATACGAAAAAGAACTGGAGGAAGCCAAGCTGAACAAAAATCAGTACGAACAAATACTGCAGATGGTAAAAAATGCCGACGACCTTGTACAGGAAGAACTGGGAAAAGAAGACTATACCAGGGAAGAACTGGAAAAACTCCCGTCTTCCGACCTGAAACTGCTTCAGGCGAAGTCCGTCCTTACCAATGTCCTGTCCATAGACCCGGCAATGCAGACCATCGCAGGTGTAAAGAAGGAGTTGAAAGAAGGGATCGGGTATTTTAGTGATCAGTTGAACTATAACCTGAACATGGATTTTGACGGAAGGAGAATTGTCGGTGACGATCCTGATGATATCAATGATACCGATTACGGTAATAATAATGTTATCGGACCGGACAAGGAAGAAGCCAAACACGGTACCCATGTTTCCGGGATTATAGCTGCAGTCCGTAACAATGGCATCGGAATGAACGGGGTAGCCAACAATGTGAAGATCATGGCGGTAAGGGCGGTACCCAACGGCGATGAATATGACAAGGACATTGCACTGGCCCTCCGCTATGCGGTGGATAACGGAGCAAGAATTATCAATACGAGTTTCGGTAAATACTATTCTCCCCACCCCGAATGGGTAAGGGATGCCATAAAATACGCGGCCGAACACGATGTGCTTATCGTCAATGCCGCCGGGAACGAATCCAAAAACCTGGACGAGACCGATGTATATCCGAACGATGCTGTGGATAACGGTCCCGAGGTCTCCGATAATTTTTTGACCGTTGGGGCGCTTAATTATACGTATGGTCCGGAAATGATAGCCAAGTTTTCCAATTATGGCAAAAATAATGTCGATGTTTTTGCCCCGGGAACCAAAATATGGTCTGCGATCCCGAACAACAAGTATAAATTTGAACAGGGGACTTCCATGGCCTCACCGGAAGTTGCCGGGGTGGCAGCCCTCATACGTTCGTATTATCCCGACCTTACGGCACCTCAGGTGAAAAAGATCATTATGCATTCCGGTCTGGCCTCGAAAACCAATGTTATACTTGAAGGCGACCCGGAGAAAAAACAACCCTTTTCCGAAGTTTCCAGGTCCGGAAGGATGGTAAATGCCTATAACGCCATCATTATGGCCGACAAGGTTTCACGAAAGAAACTAAACCTGTAA
- a CDS encoding M1 family metallopeptidase — protein sequence MKKLILACSVLLTLYRVNAQTEQVQDPYYWQQHVDYKMEIDMDVKNFRYTGKQELIYTNNSPDVLDKVFYHLYFNAFQPGSEMDARLKSIADPDKRMVNKMGPENKSRIEALQPDEIGYIKVHSLTQDGQPLTYETEGTVLEVSLAKPLKPGASTELVMDFEGQVPLQIRRSGRNSKEGVALSMTQWYPKMAEYDFEGWHADPYIAREFHGVWGNFDVKITIDKDYVLGGTGNLQNADEIGYGYEKEGTKVKRPKGKKLTWHFMAPDVHDFAWGADPEFLHDVLETRSGTTLHFLYKDNPDIVENWKKLQPKTAELLDFYNKNIGPYPWKQYSVIQGGDGGMEYAMCTLITGERSFGSLVGVTAHELAHAWFQHLLATNESKHAWMDEGFTSFISDLAANEIMEKNKANPFEGAYRSYFSLVNSGKEQPQTTHSDRYVENRAYSAAAYSKGEVFLAQLGYVIGQDKLMETLHRYYEDFKFRHPTPNDFKRVAEKVSGFQLDWYLTDWTKTTNTIDYGIGEVTAEGRDRTRIKLERIGLMPMPVDVLVVYKDDSYETFYAPLRMMHGIKENPYPNLERTVLPDWAWAYPDYEFTIDKPKSEIKAIVIDPSELMADVDKSNNGITFE from the coding sequence ATGAAAAAGTTAATTCTGGCGTGTTCCGTTCTCCTGACCTTATACAGGGTGAATGCACAAACAGAACAGGTACAAGACCCCTATTACTGGCAGCAGCATGTAGATTATAAGATGGAGATCGACATGGATGTGAAGAACTTCCGCTACACAGGGAAGCAGGAGTTGATCTACACCAATAATTCTCCCGATGTGCTGGACAAGGTGTTTTATCATTTATATTTCAATGCTTTTCAGCCCGGGAGTGAAATGGACGCGCGTTTAAAGTCCATTGCCGATCCGGACAAGCGGATGGTCAACAAGATGGGACCGGAAAACAAAAGCCGTATTGAAGCGCTTCAACCGGATGAAATAGGGTATATAAAAGTACATTCCCTCACTCAGGACGGACAACCCTTAACTTATGAAACCGAAGGGACCGTATTGGAAGTAAGCCTTGCCAAACCGTTAAAACCCGGAGCATCCACCGAATTGGTGATGGATTTCGAAGGCCAGGTCCCGCTTCAGATACGAAGGTCCGGGCGCAACAGTAAAGAAGGCGTGGCCCTGTCCATGACACAATGGTACCCCAAAATGGCCGAATACGACTTTGAAGGCTGGCATGCCGATCCGTATATTGCCCGCGAATTTCACGGGGTATGGGGAAATTTCGATGTAAAGATCACTATTGATAAAGATTATGTGCTTGGCGGAACAGGCAACCTGCAGAATGCCGATGAAATAGGGTACGGTTACGAAAAAGAAGGAACCAAAGTAAAACGTCCGAAGGGAAAAAAACTGACCTGGCATTTTATGGCCCCCGATGTACACGATTTTGCCTGGGGGGCTGATCCCGAATTCCTCCACGATGTGCTGGAGACCAGGAGCGGCACAACACTGCACTTTCTCTATAAAGACAATCCGGATATTGTGGAAAACTGGAAAAAACTCCAGCCCAAGACGGCCGAATTACTCGATTTCTACAACAAGAATATAGGGCCTTACCCCTGGAAACAGTATTCCGTGATCCAGGGCGGTGACGGAGGTATGGAGTATGCCATGTGTACCCTGATCACCGGAGAACGCAGCTTTGGAAGCCTGGTAGGAGTAACCGCTCACGAATTGGCACATGCGTGGTTTCAGCATTTGCTGGCTACCAACGAGTCCAAACATGCCTGGATGGATGAAGGTTTTACCTCGTTTATTTCCGACCTGGCAGCCAATGAGATCATGGAAAAAAACAAGGCCAATCCTTTTGAAGGCGCTTACCGGAGTTATTTTTCCCTGGTAAATTCGGGCAAAGAACAACCGCAAACCACACATAGCGACCGTTATGTGGAAAACAGGGCCTATTCCGCTGCAGCATACAGCAAAGGGGAAGTATTCCTGGCGCAACTGGGATATGTCATCGGGCAGGATAAACTGATGGAAACCCTGCACCGATATTACGAAGACTTTAAATTCAGGCACCCCACGCCCAACGATTTTAAACGCGTGGCGGAAAAAGTGTCCGGGTTTCAGCTCGACTGGTATCTCACCGATTGGACCAAAACGACCAATACCATTGATTACGGTATCGGGGAAGTAACGGCAGAAGGAAGAGACAGGACCAGAATTAAGCTGGAACGTATAGGGCTTATGCCCATGCCGGTCGATGTACTGGTAGTGTACAAGGACGATTCTTATGAGACATTCTATGCCCCCCTGCGGATGATGCATGGTATAAAGGAAAATCCGTATCCAAACCTCGAAAGAACAGTGCTTCCGGACTGGGCCTGGGCCTATCCGGACTACGAATTTACCATTGACAAACCCAAGAGCGAAATCAAGGCCATTGTCATTGACCCTTCGGAACTGATGGCCGATGTGGATAAGAGCAATAACGGGATAACCTTCGAATAA
- the rnpA gene encoding ribonuclease P protein component: MNYSFPKKEKLKSRKLIRQLFAEGRSVSKFPLRLVYLKTDLPEETAIQAAVSVSKRSFKRAVDRNRIKRLLREAYRLNKHKVMEETGARYAFMILYIGREMPEYEKIDRKMQQLLTLFLENKAGSKSR, encoded by the coding sequence ATGAATTACAGTTTTCCGAAAAAGGAAAAATTAAAGAGCAGGAAGCTCATAAGGCAGCTTTTCGCTGAGGGCAGGAGTGTTTCAAAATTTCCGCTCCGGTTGGTCTACTTAAAAACCGATTTGCCGGAAGAAACCGCCATACAGGCTGCCGTTTCAGTAAGCAAACGCAGTTTTAAGAGGGCTGTGGACCGGAACCGGATAAAACGGTTGCTCAGGGAAGCTTATCGCCTCAATAAACACAAGGTTATGGAAGAAACCGGGGCCCGCTATGCCTTTATGATTTTGTATATTGGCAGGGAGATGCCGGAATACGAAAAGATAGATCGTAAAATGCAGCAGTTACTGACTCTTTTTCTGGAAAACAAAGCAGGAAGTAAAAGCCGTTAA
- a CDS encoding nicotinate phosphoribosyltransferase: MTFNTALYTDLYQLAMGQAYYLKGKHEKEASFDYFYRKAPFNGGYVLFCGLEDALDWLENVSFSEEDLDYLLQQGFDRRFVDYLRGFKFTGTVQSVAEGEVVFPFAPIMTVTGPVVECQIVETFLLNGLNFQSLIATKASRIRYISGQDKTLAEFGLRRAQGYAGLQASRAAFIGGFDATSNVLAGRTYNIPITGTMAHAYVQSYDDELTAFRDFAETHPDNCVLLVDTYNTLESGIPNAITVARELEQKGKKLIGIRLDSGDLAYLSKAARKMLDDAGFSHVKIAASNQLDEYVIRSLKEQQAAIDIFGVGTNLVVGHENAALDGVYKLCNFDGEPRIKISENLKKMNFPGQKQVYRYVNGQGEYAADAITLADLKAPVRMAHPFEPHKRMPLNPDGARPLLQPVMKNGKRLVRTRDVQEIASAAGENLEYLPDEHKRFDFPHVYKVGLSPEIEELRDNLKTEKLKKSH, translated from the coding sequence ATGACCTTTAATACTGCACTGTATACAGACCTTTACCAGCTTGCCATGGGACAGGCCTACTATTTGAAAGGAAAGCACGAGAAAGAAGCCTCTTTCGATTATTTCTACAGGAAAGCTCCGTTTAACGGGGGGTATGTGCTTTTCTGCGGCCTGGAAGATGCCCTGGACTGGCTGGAAAATGTGTCTTTTTCTGAAGAAGATCTGGATTATCTTCTGCAACAGGGATTTGATCGCCGCTTTGTGGATTACCTGCGCGGTTTTAAATTTACCGGTACCGTGCAAAGTGTGGCCGAAGGAGAAGTGGTCTTTCCCTTTGCGCCTATAATGACCGTTACAGGTCCCGTGGTGGAATGCCAGATTGTTGAAACCTTTTTACTGAACGGCCTTAATTTTCAGTCGCTTATAGCCACAAAGGCCAGTCGGATCCGCTATATTTCAGGGCAGGATAAAACCCTGGCGGAATTCGGTTTACGGCGTGCTCAGGGATATGCCGGACTGCAAGCATCACGCGCCGCTTTTATAGGTGGTTTTGACGCTACATCCAATGTACTTGCGGGAAGAACCTATAACATTCCGATCACGGGGACTATGGCGCATGCTTATGTACAGAGTTATGATGATGAACTCACTGCCTTCCGGGATTTTGCAGAAACACACCCGGATAATTGTGTGCTGCTGGTAGATACCTACAACACGCTGGAGAGCGGAATTCCGAATGCCATTACCGTGGCCCGTGAGCTCGAACAAAAGGGCAAAAAACTGATCGGGATAAGGCTGGACAGCGGAGACCTGGCCTATTTATCCAAGGCAGCCCGGAAAATGCTGGACGATGCTGGCTTTTCTCACGTCAAGATCGCCGCATCCAACCAGTTGGATGAATACGTCATCCGGAGCCTTAAAGAACAACAGGCGGCCATAGATATCTTCGGTGTGGGCACCAACCTTGTTGTAGGGCATGAGAACGCTGCATTGGACGGGGTGTATAAATTGTGTAATTTTGATGGAGAACCCCGGATAAAAATATCCGAAAACCTGAAAAAGATGAATTTTCCGGGACAAAAACAGGTCTATCGGTATGTGAATGGTCAGGGCGAATATGCCGCTGATGCCATAACCCTTGCTGATTTGAAAGCACCTGTCCGTATGGCACATCCCTTTGAACCCCATAAGAGGATGCCTTTGAATCCGGATGGGGCAAGACCGCTGCTCCAACCCGTGATGAAGAACGGCAAACGGCTGGTCAGAACCCGTGATGTACAGGAAATTGCCTCGGCTGCAGGCGAAAACCTGGAATACCTGCCCGATGAACACAAACGGTTTGATTTTCCGCACGTCTATAAGGTAGGGTTAAGCCCGGAAATAGAAGAGCTGAGGGACAACCTCAAGACGGAAAAACTAAAGAAAAGCCATTAA
- the pncA gene encoding bifunctional nicotinamidase/pyrazinamidase has translation MKALLVVDVQNDFLPGGSLAVPHGDEVIPVINALQSRFDLVVATQDWHPGGHLSFASAHPGKNPFEITDLYGLEQVLWPDHCVQGSEGAEFAAALEKNRIAAIFRKGMHPEVDSYSGFFDNGRRYATGLTSYLREMNVTEVYVGGLAADYCVYYTAKDAAIEGFETHYITNATRHIASDSYEKAISDLREIGVHLITAEEV, from the coding sequence ATGAAAGCACTACTTGTTGTCGATGTACAGAATGACTTTTTGCCCGGAGGGAGTCTGGCCGTACCGCATGGAGATGAAGTCATCCCGGTGATCAATGCTCTTCAGTCCCGTTTTGACCTTGTTGTGGCTACACAGGACTGGCATCCCGGGGGGCATCTGAGCTTTGCATCGGCACATCCCGGCAAAAATCCTTTTGAAATAACCGACCTGTACGGCCTTGAACAGGTATTGTGGCCTGATCACTGTGTACAGGGCAGCGAAGGAGCGGAATTTGCCGCTGCGCTGGAAAAGAACAGGATAGCCGCCATCTTCAGGAAAGGAATGCATCCCGAAGTGGATAGTTACAGCGGTTTTTTTGACAACGGAAGAAGATATGCTACCGGACTGACCTCATACCTCCGGGAAATGAATGTAACAGAAGTGTATGTCGGCGGACTTGCCGCCGACTATTGTGTGTATTATACGGCAAAAGATGCCGCAATCGAGGGTTTTGAAACCCATTATATTACCAATGCAACCCGGCACATAGCCAGTGATTCTTACGAAAAGGCAATTTCCGATTTACGGGAAATTGGAGTACATTTGATAACCGCAGAAGAAGTATGA
- a CDS encoding S41 family peptidase → MKKLLNKRILFPVIAVCLFFTATSFKNDFFEIAKQIEIFTTLFKELNMNYVDETNPAELMDGAIKEMLSNLDPYTVYMNEQDVEEYKIKNRGEYSGIGAVVRSYHDKLLIVEPYKGYPADEAGLKAGDEIVQIGDVTIADFKDDAGELLKGAVNSEVEITYERQDKIHRTTLTRKEIEVDAVPFYGKINDKTGYIVLSRFNRKASSQTKEALEELESQGIEQLILDLRGNPGGLLTEAIEVTNLFVPKGETIVTTRSKVKKFNQEFRTRKQAVDTEIPLVVLINGRSASASEIVSGALQDLDRAVIVGARSFGKGLVQRPLKLTYGTQLKVTISRYYTPSGRCIQALDYAHRDENGKAVRANASQYKAFKTRKGRTVYDGGGITPDVEVKALKQNKIIKELLTDYVIFDYATNYYYTRKVDNLEDFSFTDADYEDFKKFVMESDFSYETEVEKLLKQAAGSEEMELFGSRVQQDYQELLKDIERGKITALDNYKKELSKEIEDEIIKRYFYREGLYDYYLSHDEAIVAAAGLLKDKAKYSSLLK, encoded by the coding sequence ATGAAAAAACTGCTCAACAAACGAATATTATTCCCGGTCATTGCCGTATGCCTGTTTTTTACGGCCACTTCGTTTAAGAATGATTTTTTCGAAATAGCCAAGCAGATAGAGATATTTACCACCCTGTTCAAGGAACTGAACATGAACTACGTGGATGAAACCAATCCCGCGGAGCTGATGGACGGAGCCATCAAGGAAATGCTCAGTAACCTCGATCCGTATACGGTTTACATGAATGAACAGGATGTGGAAGAATACAAGATCAAGAACCGGGGAGAATATTCCGGGATCGGTGCAGTGGTACGGAGTTATCACGATAAACTGCTCATTGTAGAACCGTACAAAGGCTATCCGGCAGATGAGGCGGGGCTGAAGGCCGGCGATGAAATAGTTCAAATTGGCGATGTCACTATTGCAGACTTCAAGGACGATGCCGGTGAACTGCTCAAAGGGGCCGTGAACAGTGAAGTAGAGATAACCTACGAAAGACAGGACAAAATACACCGTACCACCCTTACCCGGAAGGAAATAGAGGTTGACGCTGTACCGTTTTACGGGAAGATCAACGATAAAACCGGGTATATTGTATTGTCACGGTTTAACCGAAAGGCATCGAGCCAGACAAAAGAAGCCCTGGAAGAACTGGAATCACAAGGGATTGAACAGCTTATCCTGGACCTCCGGGGGAATCCGGGAGGGTTACTGACAGAGGCCATTGAGGTTACCAATCTTTTTGTTCCCAAAGGGGAGACTATTGTAACCACCAGGTCCAAGGTAAAGAAATTTAATCAGGAATTCCGGACCAGGAAGCAGGCCGTGGATACCGAAATACCCCTTGTGGTACTTATTAACGGAAGAAGCGCCTCGGCAAGTGAGATCGTATCCGGTGCCCTGCAGGATCTGGACAGGGCCGTAATTGTAGGTGCGCGTAGTTTCGGTAAAGGGTTGGTACAGAGACCATTGAAACTCACTTACGGTACCCAGCTCAAGGTTACTATTTCCCGGTATTACACACCCAGCGGAAGGTGTATTCAGGCCCTGGATTATGCACACAGGGACGAAAACGGTAAGGCGGTCAGGGCCAATGCCTCGCAGTATAAGGCCTTCAAGACCAGGAAGGGGCGAACCGTGTATGACGGTGGCGGAATAACGCCCGATGTGGAAGTGAAGGCGTTGAAACAGAACAAGATCATAAAGGAACTGCTTACCGATTACGTCATTTTTGATTATGCCACCAATTATTATTACACCCGTAAAGTAGACAATCTGGAAGACTTTTCGTTTACGGATGCTGATTACGAGGATTTCAAAAAGTTTGTTATGGAAAGCGATTTCAGCTATGAGACCGAAGTGGAAAAGCTGTTGAAACAAGCGGCCGGAAGTGAAGAGATGGAGTTATTCGGTTCCCGGGTACAACAGGATTATCAGGAATTGCTAAAAGATATTGAAAGAGGAAAAATTACGGCCCTGGATAACTATAAGAAAGAACTTTCCAAGGAGATAGAAGATGAGATCATCAAAAGGTATTTCTACAGGGAAGGGTTATATGATTACTACCTTTCCCATGATGAAGCCATTGTAGCTGCCGCCGGTCTGTTAAAAGATAAGGCAAAATACAGTTCGTTGCTGAAATAG